One genomic region from Candidatus Endomicrobiellum trichonymphae encodes:
- the yidD gene encoding membrane protein insertion efficiency factor YidD, which yields MKQIALFLIKCYKFISQFLPSICRFQPSCSTYAYQAIETYGFFKGSLLTFKRIIRCRPFCAGGFDPVPLPKKKI from the coding sequence ATGAAACAGATTGCGCTTTTTTTAATTAAATGTTATAAATTTATCTCGCAGTTTCTTCCATCTATATGTCGTTTCCAGCCAAGTTGTTCTACTTATGCTTATCAAGCGATAGAAACCTATGGTTTTTTTAAAGGTTCTCTTTTAACTTTTAAAAGAATTATACGTTGCCGGCCTTTTTGTGCCGGCGGTTTTGATCCTGTACCTTTGCCTAAAAAGAAAATTTAA
- the yidC gene encoding membrane protein insertase YidC yields the protein MQKNSILFVTLSAFTVFIWYFFFAQPSEQSYRQMMQLQNTAAVSESGVNKFKNADLNEFQIDDIYAKEEHINIETEQYKAVLTNKGGGVLSWSVKEKNGQWVDLVFPESAPVMANFPNLTYKVVSKSAEKIVFEYASKEGWKITKIYNLSDLYMHNLNISVEKNAKTPFPQIDLKWGPGLGTDSKELKENISLTRALVYTAVKPNKLKKLKDNFEPASLCKWTAVDNRYFLVAFIPKNSMDFDKILFSRLEKKHPCSVILKAAEPKDVDKKDYSVNFYLGPKDYKYLKTYDLGLEKTVDFGFFGFLGKIAFSILVFFYKLTHNYGWAIIMLTTIIQILVLPLTLKSFKSSAAMKRVQPVIKDIQMKYKDNPQRLKAEMLNIYQSQKVNPLGGCLPMLLQLPIFWAFFTMLRNAYELRNEGWILWVKDLSAADQFMQFGSFNLNLLPLMMGIGMFFQQRMTTVTSDPTQRKIMYIMPVIFTFMFWSFPSGLVLYWLTNSLISMIEQYFIMKKDAITVKHI from the coding sequence ATGCAAAAAAATTCTATTTTATTTGTAACCTTATCGGCTTTTACGGTTTTTATATGGTATTTTTTCTTTGCTCAACCATCGGAACAGTCTTACCGGCAGATGATGCAGCTTCAAAATACAGCTGCTGTTTCAGAGAGCGGAGTGAATAAATTTAAAAATGCAGATTTAAATGAATTCCAAATAGATGATATATATGCCAAAGAAGAGCATATAAATATTGAAACCGAACAATACAAAGCCGTTTTAACAAATAAAGGGGGGGGGGTGTTGAGCTGGTCTGTTAAAGAAAAGAATGGGCAATGGGTGGATCTTGTATTTCCTGAATCAGCGCCCGTTATGGCAAATTTCCCCAATTTAACTTATAAAGTTGTTTCAAAATCCGCTGAAAAAATAGTTTTTGAATATGCATCAAAAGAAGGCTGGAAAATTACAAAAATATATAACTTGTCAGATCTTTATATGCATAATTTAAATATTTCTGTTGAAAAAAATGCTAAAACGCCTTTTCCGCAGATAGACTTAAAATGGGGTCCGGGACTAGGCACTGACAGCAAAGAATTAAAAGAGAACATCTCGTTGACAAGAGCTTTGGTTTACACTGCAGTAAAACCTAACAAACTTAAAAAACTTAAAGATAACTTTGAACCTGCTTCTCTCTGTAAATGGACGGCTGTGGACAATAGATATTTCCTTGTTGCATTTATACCTAAAAATTCGATGGATTTTGATAAAATTTTATTTTCAAGACTTGAAAAAAAGCATCCTTGTTCAGTCATACTTAAGGCAGCAGAACCTAAAGATGTTGATAAAAAAGATTATTCTGTCAACTTTTATTTAGGTCCTAAAGACTATAAATATCTAAAAACTTATGATTTAGGTCTTGAGAAAACTGTAGATTTTGGGTTCTTTGGGTTTTTAGGTAAAATTGCTTTTTCGATTTTGGTGTTTTTCTATAAACTTACGCATAACTACGGCTGGGCGATTATAATGCTTACAACTATTATACAGATTTTGGTGTTGCCGCTGACTTTAAAAAGTTTTAAATCCTCAGCAGCAATGAAACGTGTGCAGCCTGTAATAAAAGATATTCAGATGAAATATAAAGACAATCCGCAAAGGCTTAAAGCGGAAATGTTAAATATTTACCAATCTCAGAAAGTTAATCCTCTAGGCGGCTGCCTGCCTATGCTTTTACAGCTTCCTATTTTCTGGGCTTTTTTCACAATGTTGAGAAATGCTTACGAACTGAGAAATGAGGGCTGGATTTTATGGGTAAAAGATTTGTCCGCTGCAGATCAGTTTATGCAATTTGGATCTTTTAATTTGAATCTTCTTCCTTTAATGATGGGTATAGGAATGTTTTTCCAACAGAGAATGACTACAGTAACATCAGATCCTACGCAGAGAAAAATAATGTACATAATGCCTGTAATATTTACATTTATGTTCTGGTCTTTTCCATCAGGGCTTGTTCTATACTGGCTTACTAATAGTTTGATTTCAATGATAGAACAATATTTTATAATGAAAAAAGATGCAATTACTGTAAAACATATTTAA
- a CDS encoding Jag N-terminal domain-containing protein produces the protein MSEIEFKGKNVMEAITNGLTQLGCNKEDVKIKIVSEGSTGLFGLMGAKPAVVLISVDDSKCGNKTFFSSDYKKSAKK, from the coding sequence ATGTCGGAAATAGAATTTAAAGGTAAAAATGTGATGGAAGCAATAACTAATGGATTGACGCAGCTTGGCTGTAATAAAGAAGATGTGAAAATAAAAATTGTCAGTGAAGGTTCGACTGGGCTTTTTGGACTTATGGGTGCAAAACCGGCGGTTGTTTTGATATCAGTAGACGATTCTAAGTGCGGTAACAAAACATTCTTTTCGTCCGACTATAAAAAATCCGCAAAAAAATAG
- a CDS encoding CoA-binding protein produces the protein MDRNKLIAIVGVSENPDKTGFKIFTDLLRAGFKVAAVGIRGGAIAGKRVYKSLKDLPAKPDMILTVVPPAGTDKTVDDAIDLGIKEIWMQPGSQSETAVQRAKAVGMKVTESGCFMLVHGIW, from the coding sequence ATGGATAGGAATAAGTTGATTGCTATAGTCGGTGTTTCTGAAAATCCGGATAAGACCGGTTTTAAGATTTTTACCGATTTACTGAGAGCTGGTTTTAAAGTTGCAGCTGTCGGTATACGTGGTGGTGCGATTGCTGGAAAGAGAGTATATAAATCTTTAAAAGATTTACCAGCAAAACCCGATATGATTTTGACGGTAGTTCCGCCGGCAGGCACTGATAAAACTGTTGATGACGCGATAGATCTTGGTATAAAAGAGATTTGGATGCAGCCGGGATCTCAATCTGAAACAGCAGTACAAAGAGCAAAAGCTGTGGGAATGAAAGTAACAGAGAGTGGTTGTTTTATGTTGGTGCACGGAATATGGTAA
- a CDS encoding HAD family hydrolase: protein MLFDMDGVIADSMPYHFISWFEVLKQHNVRINPMIIFEMEGAKWDKVIKLAFKQSGIPLFQQLTQKIRKKREQIFNQYFKRYIFTGIPEFIKSLKNKGVLVGLVTGSSLKEAQKMLPEYIYKLFDTIIAGDGVKRGKPYPDPYLAAAKNLKVLSKECMVIENAPYGIKSAKAAKMYCCAIATSLSGDLLSEADIIFDTHRDLYEYFEGD from the coding sequence GTGTTATTTGATATGGATGGCGTAATAGCAGATTCAATGCCGTATCATTTTATTTCGTGGTTTGAGGTTTTAAAACAGCATAATGTAAGAATAAACCCTATGATTATTTTTGAAATGGAAGGTGCAAAGTGGGATAAAGTTATAAAACTTGCATTTAAACAGTCAGGCATACCATTATTTCAGCAGTTAACGCAAAAAATCCGCAAAAAAAGAGAACAAATTTTCAATCAGTATTTCAAGAGATATATTTTTACAGGCATACCAGAATTTATAAAATCATTGAAAAATAAGGGTGTTTTAGTAGGACTTGTCACAGGTTCTTCTTTAAAAGAAGCGCAAAAAATGCTGCCAGAATATATATACAAATTGTTTGATACAATTATTGCGGGAGATGGAGTAAAGAGAGGTAAGCCCTACCCTGATCCTTATTTAGCTGCAGCAAAAAATTTAAAAGTTTTGTCTAAAGAGTGTATGGTTATAGAAAATGCTCCGTACGGCATAAAATCCGCAAAAGCTGCAAAAATGTATTGTTGTGCTATAGCTACAAGTTTATCAGGAGATTTACTGTCAGAAGCCGATATAATATTTGATACCCACAGAGATTTATATGAATATTTTGAAGGCGATTAA
- a CDS encoding ParA family protein codes for MSKVIAIANQKGGVGKTTTAINFTASLAYMGHESLLIDMDPQSNTTSGFGINKNNLEKNIYNVLINEVALEDILQDTIMDRLDIVPATTSLSGAEVDLVNMSDREKRLKLALEKFHKIYKYIIIDCPPSLGLLTINSLVAADTVLIPMQCEFFSLEGLGQLSETISALMQSYDLELEGVLFTMFDSRTNLADQVVEEVKKFFKEKVYETKIPRTIKLAEAPSFGKPVLLYDPSGKGSQAYIDFAKEFLLKQNME; via the coding sequence ATGAGTAAGGTAATCGCAATTGCTAATCAAAAAGGCGGAGTAGGAAAAACTACGACTGCAATTAATTTTACGGCGAGTTTAGCATATATGGGGCATGAAAGTCTGTTAATTGATATGGATCCACAGAGCAACACGACAAGCGGGTTTGGTATTAATAAAAATAATCTTGAAAAGAACATATATAATGTTTTAATAAATGAGGTAGCTTTGGAAGATATACTGCAGGATACCATTATGGACCGGCTTGATATTGTGCCCGCGACCACCAGTTTAAGCGGTGCGGAAGTAGATTTGGTTAATATGTCCGACAGGGAAAAAAGACTGAAACTTGCATTAGAAAAATTTCATAAAATATATAAATACATTATTATAGATTGTCCTCCATCTTTAGGATTGCTTACAATAAATTCTTTAGTTGCAGCAGACACTGTTTTAATTCCTATGCAGTGTGAGTTTTTTTCATTAGAAGGGTTGGGACAACTTTCAGAAACGATTTCTGCATTAATGCAAAGTTATGATTTAGAGTTAGAGGGCGTTTTGTTTACAATGTTTGATTCAAGAACTAATCTTGCAGATCAGGTTGTAGAGGAAGTAAAAAAGTTCTTTAAGGAAAAAGTCTATGAAACAAAAATACCGAGAACAATAAAACTCGCCGAAGCTCCAAGTTTTGGGAAACCTGTTTTACTATATGATCCGTCAGGGAAAGGTTCTCAAGCATATATAGACTTTGCAAAAGAATTCCTTTTAAAGCAAAATATGGAGTGA
- a CDS encoding ParB/RepB/Spo0J family partition protein, with the protein MQKKALGRGLESLIPALAANKASTDEIIIIIPLDKIKSNRFQPRNKFDEVKLQELARSIEKHGLAQPILVAASIVPGEYEIIAGERRYRASKLAGNKDIKAIVKQSADDKQRFDLALVENIQRENLDPIEEARAFKRLIEEFGHTHEQISDIVGKERSVISNALRLLSLPEDVQLLITEDKISPGHGKILAGIEDKNRIRAIVDRILNENLSVRAVEKIISELKPEKESDGQKKQEIELINLKEEIQRKLGTKVNISGTGKKGRIEIYYYSLEDLERITKELKFSC; encoded by the coding sequence ATGCAGAAAAAAGCATTGGGTAGAGGTTTAGAATCATTAATACCGGCATTAGCTGCAAATAAAGCATCGACTGATGAAATAATAATAATAATACCATTAGATAAAATTAAATCTAACAGATTTCAGCCTAGAAATAAATTTGATGAAGTGAAGCTTCAAGAACTTGCGCGATCAATAGAAAAACACGGACTTGCACAGCCTATTTTAGTTGCCGCGTCGATAGTTCCTGGCGAATATGAGATTATTGCTGGGGAAAGGAGATACAGGGCATCTAAACTTGCAGGAAATAAAGATATAAAAGCTATAGTAAAACAATCTGCCGATGATAAGCAAAGGTTTGATTTGGCGTTGGTTGAAAATATTCAGAGGGAGAATTTAGATCCTATAGAGGAAGCAAGAGCTTTCAAAAGACTCATAGAAGAATTTGGGCATACACATGAACAAATATCAGATATTGTTGGCAAAGAGAGATCTGTGATATCAAATGCGTTAAGGCTTTTATCTCTACCTGAAGATGTGCAATTATTAATAACTGAAGATAAAATTTCACCGGGTCATGGCAAAATACTTGCCGGAATAGAAGATAAAAATAGGATAAGAGCTATTGTAGATCGAATATTAAATGAAAACCTTTCAGTTCGAGCGGTAGAAAAAATTATTTCCGAGCTTAAGCCTGAGAAAGAATCTGACGGACAGAAAAAGCAGGAAATAGAACTTATAAATTTAAAAGAAGAAATTCAAAGAAAGCTTGGCACAAAAGTCAATATTTCAGGAACAGGTAAAAAAGGCAGGATAGAAATTTATTATTATTCTTTAGAAGACTTAGAAAGAATTACAAAAGAGCTTAAATTTAGCTGTTGA